One Eleginops maclovinus isolate JMC-PN-2008 ecotype Puerto Natales chromosome 22, JC_Emac_rtc_rv5, whole genome shotgun sequence DNA segment encodes these proteins:
- the ggps1 gene encoding geranylgeranyl pyrophosphate synthase, with the protein MDCDSEATSERILLEPYKYLLQLPGKQVRSKLSQAFNHWLNVPEGKLQGIIEVTEMLHNASLLIDDIEDSSTLRRGFPVAHSIYGIPSVINSANYVYFLGLEKVLTLEHPEAVQVFTQQLLELHRGQGLDIHWRDTYTCPTEQEYRNMVLQKTGGLFGLAVGLMQLFSDWKQDLKPLLDTLGLFFQIRDDYANLSSREYSENKSFCEDLTEGKFSFPTIHAIWSRPESTQVQNILRQRTENMDIKRYCVDYLEKVGSFAYTRQTLRDLEIEVYHLIEKLGGNPQLESLVKHLSKMHQEAEATAEASPEPQSK; encoded by the exons ATGGATTGTGACTCGGAAGCTACATCAGAGCGAATTCTGCTGGAACCCTACAAGTACTTGTTGCAATTACCGG GAAAGCAGGTGAGGTCAAAACTATCCCAAGCATTTAACCACTGGCTGAATGTTCCAGAGGGCAAACTGCAG GGGATCATCGAGGTGACAGAGATGCTGCACAACGCCAGCCTGCTCATAGATGACATCGAGGACAGCTCCACGCTGCGGCGAGGCTTCCCAGTGGCCCACAGCATCTACGGCATCCCCTCCGTTATCAACTCAGCCAACTACGTCTACTTCCTGGGCCTGGAGAAGGTGCTGACCCTGGAGCACCCCGAGGCTGTCCAAGTGTTTAcccagcagctgctggagctgcaccGCGGTCAGGGGCTCGACATCCACTGGAGGGACACCTACACCTGTCCCACTGAGCAGGAGTACCGCAACATGGTGCTGCAGAAAACTGGAGGGCTCTTTGGCCTGGCCGTGGGCCTGATGCAGCTCTTCTCCGACTGGAAACAGGACCTGAAGCCTCTCCTAGACACACTGGGCCTCTTCTTCCAGATCCGCGACGATTACGCCAACCTGAGCTCTCGCGAGTACAGCGAGAACAAGAGCTTCTGCGAGGACCTCACAGAGGGCAAGTTCTCTTTCCCAACCATCCATGCCATTTGGTCGCGTCCCGAGAGCACACAGGTGCAGAACATCCTGAGGCAGCGCACGGAGAACATGGACATCAAACGCTACTGTGTGGACTACCTGGAAAAGGTGGGCTCTTTCGCCTACACCCGACAGACCCTGCGCGACCTGGAGATAGAAGTGTACCACCTCATCGAGAAGCTTGGGGGAAACCCTCAACTGGAGAGCCTTGTCAAACACCTCAGCAAAATGCATCAAGAGGCTGAAGCCACAGCAGAGGCGAGTCCTGAGCCACAGTCAAAATGA